The following coding sequences lie in one Loxodonta africana isolate mLoxAfr1 chromosome X, mLoxAfr1.hap2, whole genome shotgun sequence genomic window:
- the LOC100656971 gene encoding LOW QUALITY PROTEIN: toll-like receptor 13 (The sequence of the model RefSeq protein was modified relative to this genomic sequence to represent the inferred CDS: deleted 1 base in 1 codon) — MDSEHLQPQLLWTILIGLSLPYLAETYGFSKCMQYEFDIHHVFCIQKKITNLINAISDIPGYTTHLNLTQNQIHILPPYTFTNLSALVDLRLQWNFIQEIGMGAFWGLKNLTFLSLVENKIKSVNNSFEGLSNLKTLLLSQNKITHIHKNAFAPLVKLKHVSLSQNNIKNFYNILEAVQHLPCLEYHDLFSNSIISLDHHPRSLVSLTHLSLQRNQLTELNFSALLLPNLTTLDVSQNGHQVIQNVSLETLPLLKGLNLSGTLVNLEALPAKHLQNLREMDLSNQEFRSRHLNLNTVCHLLRNLPILETLVFQKNGADAEGIKYLSNCTRLLSLDLGKNNDLVYLNDSEFDAMPSLQRMNLNKCQLSFVSNRTWSALQNLEALDLSYNKFKSFPDFAFSPLWCLQFLFLSRNPITELDNMAFYGLYSLKELNLGGCWIVTIDKYSLAPFPNLESLHLRNNNIRYLKHKTFQFLKKLKVLILSCNHLEAIEKSAFSGLTNLYKLDLAYNILSGFYADIFLGLENLEILDLSFNKITYETIRTLKIPPFINLKSLKQLNLEGQMHGIQVVPTSFFQGLNSLQELLLGKNPMAFLDQLQFDSLTNLTKLDILGTRAEDRNLYLDTSLSHKLKKLKVLHLENNNIESLTPGMFSGLEGLQVFSLRFNNLKVINQSHLENLKSLMYFDIYRNKLQCNCDNVWFKNWSINTENVHIPYLWSYTCQQSNTQSFLIDFDDNVCNFDLGKVCFFFAFSLVLITMIFSWFDVKITSSLWYGLYIFKTWCLAKWYKREKDFTYDAFVSFTATDEQWVYEELVLALEEGGQPTSKLCLHHRDFEPGVDIFENIQNAINTSRKALCVVSSHYLHSEWCRLEVQLASIKMFYEHEDVIILIFLEEIPNYKLSSYHRFQKLVNRKTFITWPDSAHERPLFRARVRNALDNKTVENDNAQLIVAE; from the exons ATGGATTCAGAGCACCTCCAGCCTCAACTGCTGTGGACCATTTTAATTGGGCTTTCTCTGCCATATTTGGCAGAGACATATGGGTTCAGTAAATGTATGCAGTATGAATTTGACATTCACCATGTGTTCTGCATTCAGAAGAAGATCACGAATTTGATAAATGCCATTAGTGACATCCCTGGATACACCACTCACCTCAACCTGACACAGAACCAAATTCATATCCTTCCTCCCTATACCTTCACTAATTTGTCTGCCCTGGTGGACTTGCGACTGCAGTGGAATTTCATTCAGGAGATTGGCATGGGGGCCTTTTGGGGACTTAAAAACCTGACCTTTTTGAGTTTAGTAGAAAATAAGATTAAAAGTGTGAACAACTCATTTGAGGGCCTATCCAACTTGAAGACCTTGCTCCTGAGCCAAAATAAAATTACCCATATCCACAAAAATGCCTTTGCCCCCCTTGTCAAATTGAAACATGTAAGCTTATCCCAAAATAATATAAAGAATTTTTACAATATTCTTGAAGCAGTCCAGCATCTTCCATGCCTGGAATACCATGATCTTTTTAGCAACAGCATCATCTCCTTGGACCACCACCCCAGGTCATTGGTATCACTGACCCATCTGAGCCTGCAGAGGAACCAGCTAACAGAGTTAAATTTCTCTGCTTTGTTACTGCCTAATCTGACCACTCTGGATGTCTCTCAGAATGGCCATCAAGTCATCCAGAATGTGTCTCTAGAAACTCTGCCCCTACTTAAGGGCTTGAATCTGAGTGGAACCCTGGTGAACTTAGAAGCACTCCCAGCCAAACACCTGCAGAATCTAAGGGAAATGGACCTCAGTAACCAGGAGTTTAGAAGCAGACACTTAAACTTGAACACAGtatgtcacctcctcagaaacTTACCCATATTAGAGACTTTGGTTTTTCAGAAAAATGGTGCTGATGCAGAGGGCATAAAGTACCTTTCCAACTGTACAAGGCTTTTGTCCCTTGACCTGGGCAAAAACAATGATCTGGTTTACCTCAATGACAGTGAGTTTGATGCTATGCCCAGCCTTCAAAGGATGAATCTAAATAAGTGTCAGCTTTCCTTTGTCAGCAACAGAACTTGGAGTGCCCTCCAGAACTTGGAAGCCCTAGACCTGAGCTACAACAAGTTTAAAAGCTTTCCagattttgcattttcacccctGTGGTGCCTgcaatttctctttctctctagaAACCCCATCACAGAACTTGATAATATGGCCTTCTATGGGTTGTATTCATTGAAGGAGCTTAACTTAGGTGGGTGCTGGATAGTAACAATTGACAAGTACTCCCTTGCTCCATTTCCAAATTTAGAGAGTTTACACCTTAGAAACAACAATATTCGGTATCTGAAGCATAAAACCTTTCAATTTTTGAAGAAGCTCAAAGTTTTGATTCTCTCTTGCAATCACCTGGAAGCTATAGAGAAGAGTGCATTTTCTGGCCTCACTAACCTATATAAACTTGATCTGGCATACAATATATTGTCAGGATTTTATGCAGACATTTTCTTGGGCCTTGAAAATCTAGAAATTTTGGATCTCAGTTTTAATAAAATTACATATGAAACCATTAGGACCTTGAAAATTCCTCCATTTATAAACCTCAAGTCTCTAAAACAACTCAACCTAGaaggacaaatgcatgggattcAGGTTGTTCCAACCAGCTTCTTCCAAGGACTGAATAGTTTACAGGAGCTACTACTAGGAAAAAATCCCATGGCATTCCTGGACCAGCTCCAGTTTGACTCCCTGACTAATCTCACGAAGTTGGATATCTTAGGAACAAGAGCTGAAGACCGAAATCTCTATTTAGATACTTCTTTATCCCATAaactcaaaaaattaaaagtgcTGCACCTGGAAAATAACAACATAGAATCATTGACCCCTGGTATGTTCTCTGGTTTAGAAGGCCTTCAAGTCTTCTCTTTAAGATTCAACAACCTAAAAGTCATTAATCAAAGTCATCTGGAAAATCTGAAGTCTCTGATGTACTTTGATATCTACAGGAACAAACTGCAGTGCAACTGTGACAATGTGTGGTTCAAGAACTGgtcaataaatacagaaaatgtcCACATCCCCTACCTCTGGAGCTACACCTGTCAGCAGTCAAATACCCAgagt ttcttgatagattttgaTGATAATGTGTGTAATTTTGATCTGGGGAAGGTCTGCTTCTTCTTTGCCTTCAGTCTGGTCCTCATAACCATGATCTTCTCTTGGTTCGATGTCAAGATAACTTCATCATTATGGTATGGGCTCTACATATTTAAAACTTGGTGCTTAGCCAAATGGTATAAGAGAGAGAAGGACTTCACCTATGATGCTTTTGTCTCTTTCACTGCCACTGATGAGCAGTGGGTATATGAAGAGCTTGTTCTAGCCCTAGAAGAAGGTGGCCAGCCCACATCTAAGCTCTGTCTGCACCACCGGGACTTTGAACCAGGTGTGGACATCTTTGAGAACATCCAGAATGCCATCAACACCAGCCGGAAAGCTTTGTGTGTGGTCAGTAGCCACTATCTGCACAGTGAATGGTGCCGGCTTGAAGTACAGCTGGCCAGCATCAAGATGTTCTATGAGCATGAGGATGTTATCATCTTGATATTCCTGGAAGAGATTCCAAACTATAAGCTATCTAGCTACCACCGATTCCAGAAACTTGTGAATAGGAAAACATTTATCACCTGGCCAGACAGTGCCCACGAAAGGCCACTCTTCCGGGCCCGTGTTAGAAATGCATTGGACAACAAAACTGTGGAGAATGACAATGCACAGCTAATTGTGGCTGAATGA